Within the Thermodesulfobacteriota bacterium genome, the region TGTGAGCTTCGAGGTGATAAACAAATTTTTTACTTTCTAATTTTTTACTTCAACCAGGTTTCGCAAAGATGGCGGTAACTGGGATCTTGCCTTATCCGAAGCGACGCGACAGGGAATGAAAGGAGGTTGTCCCATATCCTTTAGGATTTTAAGTCCGCCGTTGGGACTCATGAGAAATTTAAGAAAGGCAACCGCCGCTTCCCTATTCTTTGCATTTTTAAGCAATGTAAGTCCGTAGGTACACGATTTCCCCGTTCTGGTCATCCATGTTCCCGGCTTTTTTCCGGTGACTTTAACCTTGGCCTGTTTATAAAATGCGTCATATTTGTAATTGCCGAGGTTGATATTGTCAGGAAGTTTGATAAATTTCAAATCGTGCTGAACTGCCACGGAAAGATATTCCCAGGCGTAATCCATGTTTCCGGTTTTCAACAAAGAAACCAGTTCCACCGATTTAGGCCTTACGTTTTTTTTAGGACGATTGGCAATCAATTTATCATACAGCCCGGGTTGATTGTAGTATTTTTCCGCAAGCTGCAATACCATGAGACTGCGGTAACCACAAGGGTCAAGATTGGGATCGGAATGTCCCCAGATAACACCTTTTCGCCCTAAAATATTATACCAGTTATCCGAGCTTACTTCCCGGGCAAAACGACTTTTTCCCGTGTAGCATAGAACAAGCTGGTTGGTGGCAAAGCGAACATTCCAGTCGGCATGCTTGGGGATCAGGGCTTTATCAATGATTTTATAATCAGCCGAACCCATTATATCGGCAGGTTTGTTAAGTTCCGAAATCATACGTGCCATCTTTGTGCTGCCGCCTCCCTCTCGAAGTATATCAACTTTGGGATATTTGGCCTCAAAAATTTTTTCCATTTTAGCCAGAGGAACCGTGAGGCTGCCTGCATGAAAAATGATGAGGTTACCCTGCGGTTCGGCACCGGCAGAAAACGGGAAAATAATCCCTGAGACCAAAAAACCAATCACAAGTACACAGCTAAACAAGTTGTTACATTTTTTCATCCTTTACTCCTTTGCGTTTGTTTTTGATTGGGTGGGGAAAACCATTTTTCCTCACAAATACAAGTTATTGCCATCATATTTTTCAGCACCATCCGGGCGCTAAAAAACGCCAATACTCTCTTCCGGGCAGTAAAGCCGGACTTTCTCTCCCAGGTGCAAATCAAGGCGCTTAAACACCTCTTTAGGGATCAAAACACTCATGGGTATTCCCATGTCAACCAATGCCCGCACCTGGGTATGTTCATCCGCAAGCTGTAAAAGGGTTCCGGGGAAACTGTTGGGCATAGATGAGCTTTCCTTTTGGTTGAGCTTTATCGCTCTGGGATCAATCGATATCCGAATGGGCCCTGACTTCGGGGAAGACACGCGCAGCTTCAAACCTTTGTTTAATACACAGTATTTGTATCCTTTAGGATCGACCTCGATATAGCCGCTAAAGATGTTTTCGTAGATGGATTGTGCCACCTTTCCTTCATACAGAAACAGGGTTTCATCTGCCAGCCTTGAGGCTTGAATCATATCATGGGTGGTAAAAATAACCGAAATTCCTTTTTCCCGGTTAATTTCTTTGATGATACGCTCAATATTAATCTGATTTTCCACATCCACACTGGCCGTGGGTTCATCCATAAGAATCACTTCGGGAAAACAGGCAAGGGCCTGGGCGATGGCCACCCGGTGCGTCTCCCCACCCGAGAGTTTATGGGCATTTGCATGCCTGAACATTCCCATTCCCACCAGGTCCAGAAGTTCTTTAACGATGCTTTCGCGTTTTGCCCGGGGTGTTTTTCGTATCTTAAGTGGATATGCCACGTTCTTAAAGACGGTGGTGGTAAACAACAGAGGCTGTTGCTGGATCAGGACCACCTGCCGACGCAGGTCCATCAGCTTGCCCGTGGCAAAATTTGCCCGTTTTTTTTTAAACCACAGATCACCGGCACTGGGCCTGATAAGAAAAGCCATGATCTCCAAAAGGGTGGTCTTTCCCGCTCCGTTGGGTCCCAACAGCCCGAGAACTTTGTTCTTCTCCAGACGGAGCCGTTCAAGGTTCAAAACCGTTCTGTGACCATAGGTTTTTATCAGGTTGTTCAATTCATACAACACGGGTCTACACTCTTGCTTTCCCCTGAAAATAATTAAAAAAGACATTCATTACGAAACTGACCATAAGGAGTACGATTCCCAGCGCGACACTCAAAATAAACTCTCCCTTGTCGTATTCCAGGGCCATTGCGGTGGTCATGGTCCGCGTAAAACCCTTGGCATTTCCGCCCAGCATCATGCTGATCCCCACCTCGGCAATGACCCTGCCAAAGGCAATGATGATCGAAGCCACGATTCCGAAGCGGGCTTCTCGAATAACAATAAGGGCCGTTTGAAAAACGCTGGCTCCTAGAGTCAAAGCCGTTTTACGGTACCGGTCGTCGATTCGGCTGATGGCAGCGATGGTAAAGGTGGTGACAATGGGGATGATCAGAATGATCTGCCCGATAATGATCGCCTTTTGGGTGTAAAGGAGGTCAAATGCCCCGAAGATTCCCTTTCTGGAGATAAAAGCATAAACAAAAAGACCGATGACCACCGTGGGCATGGCCAACAAAGTATTGAGCACCGTAATCACCAGTCGTTTTCCATAAAACGACCGATATGCGATTAAAAATCCTGCCGGAACCCCCACCATGCCGGCAATAAGTGTGGATATGGCACTCACCTTCAAAGAGACCTGAACAATCACCAGCAGTTCATGGTCCATGGAGCAGATCAGCAGTAACGCTGACAGAAAGCTATCAATAAGAAAATCCATACGACTGATTATTTCCGGTTTTTACCACCCGCAACTCATCCCATCACCTTTCAACGTGAAAACGACATGCCGGCTGAAATAGACAAAAAATGGTCGATATGATGTCGCCGGGCAGCTATTTTGCACCGGGGACCGCATCCGGAAAGAAGGCCTGTTTTCCCTGGATTTTATACCCGGCGATGATGCCTTGAACTTTTGGCGACACCAGCCATTTGGCAAACCGGTCGGCCAGTTTAAACTTAACATGGGAATATTTCTTGGGATTCACCGGAATAATCCCATAAGGGTTAAAAAGCTCAGGGTCCCCTTCGCACAGGATCTCCAGATCAAGGCCCTGTTTTCGACCGAACTTATACTTTAGGTATGTTCCGCGGTCAACGAGGGTATAGGCCTGCTTTTCTTCGGCGTATGTCAGGGTTTTGCCCATGCCCTGTCCAATTGAAAGATACCATTTTCCCAGTCCGGCCGGATGCTGAAAGGAGACTTTCCGTTTTTTTCCCTTTTTTATGATTTCACTGGTCACTGTCTTTAATGATAATCCGGTACCTTTCCACAGCGCCTGTTCTTTGGTGTGTGTGCCACTGTCATCCCCACGGGAGATAAACCTGATCTTGCCTTTTCCAACTGCTTTTAACGCCTCAGCAGCAGAACGTTTGTCTTTAATTCCAGCAGGATCTGAATGTGGGCCGACAATCACAAAATCATTATGCATGACTCCCAATCGATAGGCACCGTAACCGTCTTTGACGAATTTTTCTTCCCTGCTTTTTGCATGCACAAAAATGATATCCACATTTCCATCCATTCCGTCTCTGATTGCTGCCCCGGTTCCCTTGGCAATGACCTTCACCCGAATACCGGTATCCTTTTCCAATTGAGGCAACAATACATTCAACAGTCCGGAATTTTCCGTACTGGTGGTGGTGGACATTGTCAGCAGCTTATCCGCCCCCATGGTTACTCCGGGAACCATGCACGTCATTAAAACCGCAGTGATCATCCATGCCATATTTTTTTTCATCACTTACTCCTTTTCACTTTTTTTCGGTTCTTTGGGTTTCGCTTCTTCTGCTTGTTCCGGAAAGACCATTTTTCCACATAAACTCAAATCGTAGCCTTCCAGATTTTTCACTGTCTGGCGAAATTGGGCTTCATGCAGAAGACCCAGAAAAAGCTGAACCCCCTGTTCAAAGAAATGCTCCTTGGAAACAAGAAGGTCGTATCGCTCCCAGCGAAGAGGAACAAAATCAAGACCCAACAGTCCTGCCACAGTTTGAATGGCGGGTGCTGCGTCTGCACGTCCCGAAAGCACTTCCATGGCCACGTCCAGATGGCTGCGAAACTCCCGCTGGTATCCTGCGATGTTGGTGCCATCCAGACCGGCCTTCTCCAGCTCCTTATCAAGGAGCAGTCTTGTGCCGGTTCCCTGAGGACGATTTGCGATTTTGATTTTCGCTTGGCCCAGATCAGAAACACGGGAAATCGACTTAGGATTTCCCTTGGCCACAATAAACCCTTGCTGCCTGCGACAGAAGTTTACCAGCACCGGGGCTTCGCCTCCAACTTCCTGGGTGATAAAGTCAAAGTTATATTCCTGTTCGTCTTCCTGTAAAAGATGGCTGGCCGCCACATGACAAAGTTGTCGGCTCAGTGCTTTGATTCCTCCCATGCTGCCGACATTTCCGAAAACAGCCAGATGATCAGGATGAAGGCGGTTAAAAAGAGAAATAGTCCTGTCCAGCAGCAAATCGTTGCTTCCGGATATGATCAGCAGTCCATGGTAAGGGGGCAAGGGAGGTTGGGTTTTAGGAAAATTTATGGTCTGGCTTTCCAGCCACTGTTCAATGAGATGTTTGGGAAAAAGCCACTTGCCCGTTACTTTAGTGGCCGGCAAACCCTTTTCGGAAATAAGGGTGTAGACCATCTTTTCGTTGATGTTTAAAAATTGCGCTGCCTGCTTGGTGTTGAGTAAAGTTTTTTTCTCCATATTATGCTATCTCCTTTTAGAAAGAAATGAAGCATATATGTTATTATTAGTCAATAGTAAATCGTTAATAGCAAATAAAATACTAATAACAACTTAATATAACTTAAGGGTCGGGGAGTTTCTTATCAATAGCCTTTTTTATGAACTGTTTGAGCTTTAATATTTGTTAGTGGTTCATAGGGAGAAGCGCCCATTTGCCCGTATCGGCCTTAACAAATATGTCCATCACCCTGTACACGCCCCCTATCTTCTCAGTTAAATCCATACAGGCAGAAACGATCAACGCTGCCGTGGGGTTCTTTTCCTTGGGGCTGGTTCAAATCGAATCTCAGTCCGCCTAGGCGGACCGTATGCCGGTTTCTCGAAATCATTGTTACGGCTGATACGGGCAAATGAGCGCTTCTCCGGACGATCTGAGTAGAAATTTAAAAACTCCTCGACCCCTCAATATAACCATCACAGCAAGTCCCGATAGGTAAAGAAGACGAAAATCAGAACGGGGAAACACCTGTTTGGGGCTTGAAAATTCGCCGGTCACTTTTGCCGGTTGATACATTTTCCCTAGCCTTAAATAAAAGGAATATTGATTCTACTTTACCCATTTTTTGGCATATTCCGCGTCGTTATAAAGTGGCGTGCCGAATTTGGTTTTGCCATACTCTTTGTAAATTTTTTGGCCTGCCGGAGAACTTGAAAACTTTATAAATCTGGCAGCAAGACCATAATTTGCCTGAGGATACTTTTCCGGAGCAGCGACCAATGCGTGGTAAACATTGACCAGAATAGGGTCACCCTTGAACAGGATTTTTAGATTTTTAATTTTTGACTGCTTGGCGTAAAAAGTACTTGAATCGGTCATGAAATACCCCATTTCCTTATCGGCTCGCAAAAGCGTCGGCCCCATGAAATCACCGGTGACTTTATACCAGCTTCCCACAGGCTTAATCCCTGTAAGCTTCCAGATTTTCATCTCCTTTTTATGGGTGCCTGAATTGTCCCCGCGGGAATAGAAATTGGCCTCTGCATTGGAAATCATGGCATACGCCTCTGCGGCGGATTTGGCCTGACTGATCCCCGCAGGGTCAGATTCAGGACCAACAATGTAGAATTCATTGCTGCCGAGAAGTGTTCTCATCGTCGCCCAACCATCCTTGACTGCCTTTTTTTCGGCTGCCGGCGCGTGCACCATAACCATGTCAACCCTACCTGCTTTCATGGCCTTTAGTGATGCCCCGCTACCCTTTTTAGTCCAATTGATTCGGCAATGGTTTGCGCTGCAGAATGGATCCGCCAACGCCTTTAAAAGACCCAGTGCACCGGGACTTCCTGTTGCAACCGTCATAGCTGGACCGGCTGATCCATAGACAGCGTTATATTTTTGTGCATCAGACTTTCCTGCATAGACATGACAAACGGAAAGTAACAAAACCATAAACAGCACAACAAATTTGATAAGATTTTTTCTCATGTTATGTTCTCCTTTTAAATTTGTTATTGTCGCGGAAAAACCATTTTTCCGCGAGAATTTTGGGTCGTAGCCTCCCAGCGGTTCAACGGATTCTAAAAAATAATAATATTATGATGTAAAGTAATTTGGTGTCAATACCTATTTCTAAAAGTACCACAAGCTCCACTAACTAACCGTTACTTACCAAAACTAACATTTTGTATAAATGCATATCTT harbors:
- a CDS encoding ABC transporter permease, which gives rise to MDFLIDSFLSALLLICSMDHELLVIVQVSLKVSAISTLIAGMVGVPAGFLIAYRSFYGKRLVITVLNTLLAMPTVVIGLFVYAFISRKGIFGAFDLLYTQKAIIIGQIILIIPIVTTFTIAAISRIDDRYRKTALTLGASVFQTALIVIREARFGIVASIIIAFGRVIAEVGISMMLGGNAKGFTRTMTTAMALEYDKGEFILSVALGIVLLMVSFVMNVFFNYFQGKARV
- the wtpA gene encoding tungstate ABC transporter substrate-binding protein WtpA, which produces MKKCNNLFSCVLVIGFLVSGIIFPFSAGAEPQGNLIIFHAGSLTVPLAKMEKIFEAKYPKVDILREGGGSTKMARMISELNKPADIMGSADYKIIDKALIPKHADWNVRFATNQLVLCYTGKSRFAREVSSDNWYNILGRKGVIWGHSDPNLDPCGYRSLMVLQLAEKYYNQPGLYDKLIANRPKKNVRPKSVELVSLLKTGNMDYAWEYLSVAVQHDLKFIKLPDNINLGNYKYDAFYKQAKVKVTGKKPGTWMTRTGKSCTYGLTLLKNAKNREAAVAFLKFLMSPNGGLKILKDMGQPPFIPCRVASDKARSQLPPSLRNLVEVKN
- a CDS encoding ATP-binding cassette domain-containing protein, whose product is MLYELNNLIKTYGHRTVLNLERLRLEKNKVLGLLGPNGAGKTTLLEIMAFLIRPSAGDLWFKKKRANFATGKLMDLRRQVVLIQQQPLLFTTTVFKNVAYPLKIRKTPRAKRESIVKELLDLVGMGMFRHANAHKLSGGETHRVAIAQALACFPEVILMDEPTASVDVENQINIERIIKEINREKGISVIFTTHDMIQASRLADETLFLYEGKVAQSIYENIFSGYIEVDPKGYKYCVLNKGLKLRVSSPKSGPIRISIDPRAIKLNQKESSSMPNSFPGTLLQLADEHTQVRALVDMGIPMSVLIPKEVFKRLDLHLGEKVRLYCPEESIGVF
- a CDS encoding substrate-binding domain-containing protein, with product MRKNLIKFVVLFMVLLLSVCHVYAGKSDAQKYNAVYGSAGPAMTVATGSPGALGLLKALADPFCSANHCRINWTKKGSGASLKAMKAGRVDMVMVHAPAAEKKAVKDGWATMRTLLGSNEFYIVGPESDPAGISQAKSAAEAYAMISNAEANFYSRGDNSGTHKKEMKIWKLTGIKPVGSWYKVTGDFMGPTLLRADKEMGYFMTDSSTFYAKQSKIKNLKILFKGDPILVNVYHALVAAPEKYPQANYGLAARFIKFSSSPAGQKIYKEYGKTKFGTPLYNDAEYAKKWVK
- a CDS encoding helix-turn-helix transcriptional regulator, whose product is MEKKTLLNTKQAAQFLNINEKMVYTLISEKGLPATKVTGKWLFPKHLIEQWLESQTINFPKTQPPLPPYHGLLIISGSNDLLLDRTISLFNRLHPDHLAVFGNVGSMGGIKALSRQLCHVAASHLLQEDEQEYNFDFITQEVGGEAPVLVNFCRRQQGFIVAKGNPKSISRVSDLGQAKIKIANRPQGTGTRLLLDKELEKAGLDGTNIAGYQREFRSHLDVAMEVLSGRADAAPAIQTVAGLLGLDFVPLRWERYDLLVSKEHFFEQGVQLFLGLLHEAQFRQTVKNLEGYDLSLCGKMVFPEQAEEAKPKEPKKSEKE
- a CDS encoding substrate-binding domain-containing protein, whose product is MKKNMAWMITAVLMTCMVPGVTMGADKLLTMSTTTSTENSGLLNVLLPQLEKDTGIRVKVIAKGTGAAIRDGMDGNVDIIFVHAKSREEKFVKDGYGAYRLGVMHNDFVIVGPHSDPAGIKDKRSAAEALKAVGKGKIRFISRGDDSGTHTKEQALWKGTGLSLKTVTSEIIKKGKKRKVSFQHPAGLGKWYLSIGQGMGKTLTYAEEKQAYTLVDRGTYLKYKFGRKQGLDLEILCEGDPELFNPYGIIPVNPKKYSHVKFKLADRFAKWLVSPKVQGIIAGYKIQGKQAFFPDAVPGAK